The region CGGAGTAGGAAATTCATCAATTTCAGCAGTCGGTAATATTACATCAGGTGATGCATTCACAAGCGGAACCCCCGGTTCCGAATTGTACTTCACTTCATCCGGTGTTCTCGGTCTCGGAAACACCGCCTCATCAGCTGCCCGAATAGAGTTTTTCAATGACACCATAGATAGAATTTCGTTGCTCAGCTCTTATGTCGGAATCGGAACCACTGCTCCTGTCGCGGCTCTTGATGTCCAGGGAGCAATCAGGCTTGGTGCAAGTGGGGGAATATCTGATACATTGAATACGATTTCAGCTGGAACGGCTCCGAGTGCAAGTCTTTATTGGGGGAGTTACAGAATATGTACGACCGGAGATTCTTGTGCAGGGGGAGCAGGCGGAGGGGTAGACAGTACGGGAGGGACAGGCTACTTAGCAAAATTTACGGATCAATATAATGTTGAAAACTCTATTCTCTATGAATCCGGAGGGAATATTGGAATAGGAACTACTGTAACCGGTACCTATAAAGTAAATGTAAGCGGATCTTTAAACACTACAACCCTTTATCTGGCAGGTACACAAGTTAATGCAACGGCTACAGAGATCAATTTGCTGTCGGGAAGATCAGGGACATTACTGGATACAAGCAATGTAGCTACACAACTATCAGCATGGGATCAGGATAGTTCAAATGATCTGATAACAACCGATATCGGATCAACAGTGCAGGGTTACAATGCCAATACTTCATTCCTCGGTCAGACCATTGAGACGGGAGAGATCACAGATGGGTCAGTACTTCCTGCGGATGTAGATGACAACGGTCAGACACCTGGGGACGGACAGGTACTGACATACAATAATTCGAACAGTAAGTTTAACTGGGTTGACGCGACAAGTTTGGGTACGAATTATTGGGGGAGGAATTCAGGGAGCGGGTACGTATATCCTGCGGTCGTGACGGACAGGGTGGGTATTGGTAATACGGCTCCTACTGAGGAGTTGGATGTAACCGGAGATATAGCGGTGAGCGGAACAGTAGACGGACGTGATATTTCAGCAGATGGGTCAAGCTTGGATACATTGTATACAACGATCGGACTTTCAGCATTGACATCAGGAGAGGTGGATCAGTTGGAGAATATTGGAGCTGCAACGATCAGTACGTCACAATGGGGATATCTGGGCGCGATGAACCAGAGTGTAGCAACGACTGATGCAGTAACATTTACGACGATCAACACGGGACAGGGAGCGAATGAGCTGTATGCAATGGATCAAAATGTACGAACATCTGATACGGTACAGTTTGCAGGACTGCAGATCGGAGGAACGACACCTTCAATCACAAGTATCGTATCTGGAACGGGGACAGACTGGTCAGGTGCAGCTGATACTGCACTTGCCACACAACTTGCCATCAAATCATATGTTGATAATGAAATTGCCGGAGTAACAATAGATGTTTTTACCACCTTTACTGCAGACAGCGGGAGTACAACTGCTAATACTGCAGGGGACACACTGACAATAAACGGTTCAGGAAGTATTACAACTTCGATATCTGGAGATACACTGACAATTACCGGAACGGATAACGATACAACCTATTCCGCAGGAAGCGGCCTCAGTCTCGCAAGTACTACTTTCAGTCTGGGAGGAGCAATATCACAGCCGACACGTCTCTATGACGGATCATATGAGTATCTTTATATCAACAACAGTACAGGGAATCTTGGTATAGGGACAACATCGACAGGCACATATAAGTTAAATGTCGGCGGGTCTTTGAATGCATCGTCTCTTTATCTTGGCGATACTCAAGTGACATCAACAGCTTCTGAATTGAATTTGCTTGACGGAGTAAATCTCACACTTACTGCTTCAGAATTTAATTTACTGGACGGCAGATCAGGGACATTACTTGACACAAACAATGTCGCAACACAACTTTCAGCCTGCATCAAACAGCAGTAATGATGCAATTTATCACATCGCTTACGTCAGGATATCTTCCGTACTATGACGGATCAAATCTGGCCAATAGTACCATATATTTGACAGAGGCAATCTTGGCATAGGGACAACAAATCCGTCACAAGCTTGATATCGCTAATTCAACTTTAACGAGAGGATTTAATGTTGTGATGGATACAGATACGGCTGCATACACCTATGGAGGGTATACTGAAATTACAAATGCTTCCGGTGACTCAGTCGGCCAGATGGTCGTTACTAATCCTCAGCTGGAAGATATTCCACTGGTTATCACGCCAATGTGGAGGCAGGTGCAATGCTTACGGCTTCTATACTAATACAACTTCTTCCAACGGGATATTCTATCGGAGTATATCAAACGTTTATGGAGCCGGCGCATCCTCAAATGCGACATGGCGGAATGTTCATGGCAGAAACTCCGAACATGGAAGCTTACGGTATTTATGCTGCGCAAATCGATACCGGAGGTGGTAAGGCATGGGCAGGATATTTTGACGAAGGAGATGTATTTATTGCAAATAATGTCGGAATCGGAACCACTTCGACGAGCACATACGCTTTAAATATTAACGGATCGTTAAATACCACCTCATTGTATTTGGCGGGATCTCAAGTTAGTGCTACTGCCACTGAACTGAATCTGCTTTCAGGAAGATCAGGGACACTTCTGATACAAACAATGTATCGGCACAACTTTCAGCCTGGATCAAAACAGCAGTAATGATGCACTTATCACATCGCTTACGTCAGGATATCTTCCGTATTATGACGACTGAACCTGGCAAATAGTGCTTTCTACCAGCGGGCGGAAATATCGGAATCGGTACGACAAACCCCACAGCAAAGCTTCAACTCATTCAAGAGGCAGACTTCCGTACACGGAATTAGCCTACAGAAGGCAGCACTGAAAGAATGAATTATATGGGGACAGGATCAAATACGTATCTCGACCTTAATCAAAATACGGCAATATCAGAAATACCTCTGCAACAGGAAACATGTGCATATAACACTTCCGCGAAGAATCAGCTTTCGTCAACAGATGGCACAGTAGGAGGATTTAGGTTTACTACAAATAATGGTGATAGTTTGGAGATTACAAAGGATGGGTATGTTAGTATCGGAACGACTACTCCTGCATACGCTCTCGATGTCAACGGTGATATCCGGATAGTAAGCGGTAGGAACTTTATAGTTACGGAAGCGCAACGCTAGAATCATACATATTCTGAAGATAACTACATAACTGACGGACAGACATTCACGGCTAGTATTGATGCCCTAGATCAACAGGTAAAGATCTTGCTAATAGGAAGCAGGAATGTGGCAGGATCAGACTACCTATATCAATCCAATTAACTTTACCAGTCTGGCCATTACCGATACGGGGGAGAATGGGATCGAACAACGAACCAAATAACCCGCTTTCTGTGGTCGGGAATGCAGACTTTACGGAAATGTCGGTATCGGAACAACTGAGGTAGGTACATACGCTCTGAATGCGTTGCAGGGAGCAAATTTTAACAGCATCTATAGGTGGTACGGCAATTGCAGCGACGGCAACTGAACTCAATATTTCTCAGGGCAACAGTCTCAACAGCAGAACCGGAATTATCTTGATAACTCAATGGTCACGAACGGATGAATTGTGTTTGGCAACGGTGCCACTTTCACACAAGATGCCGCTACTTCTTTCTGGAATGATAGCAGCAATTATCTGGGTATCGGTACAACTGCACCGCGCTACTTGATCTATTTGGTACAACAGCAGCATTTCAGATGTCATATGACGCCAGTAATTACGGTAAATTCACGATCGGAATGACGGCACACTTACCTGGCGGAGTCAAAGTGCCGGTGGCTCATCACTAATATTGCCCGTTTCTCGACAACAGGAGTAATATCGATGTCCTGACATCATTCAATGCGACGGGAGATCGTCAGTATCGCAAATGATCTTCAGTTTACCAATCAGTCGGCAGCTATATCAAGACTCTCGGACCTCTTACCATCGAAGCCGGAGAAAGTTATGAAAGCAATAACCTGAAATTGAAAACATACAACAGCGGAAGAATAGTGTTTGATGCGCAGGGGAGTGGCACCCAATCAGGCTCAAAACTGGGATCTTGTCACTTCTACCACAGCCTTGAATTTTGAAAGTGGTCTTTTCAATATTGATACAACAAACAGTAGAATCGGAATTGGTACAACAGCACCGGGGCACAAACTGGATGTTTCAGGAGATATTAATGTATCTTCCGTATACAGAATTGGAGGAACTACGGTACTATCTCACAGTTCATCAGGTGAAAACTGCATTATGGGATTGGATGCAGGTAGTACAGCACCACATCAGAGCTACACAATTAACATTGGTCATGGCAGCATTAATCTAAATAGTACTAACGCCGATCAAAATACTTGTAGGAGCATGGGCGGACAAAGTGTTACCAGTGGAAAATAATAATGTCCCGATAGAAATGATTCCGGCGCAACACTGACTACAGGATACAACAACTTTATCGGAGGATCTTGGGCTGGTATTGGTTCACGGCAGCATATAACGTAGCTCTGGGTTATTCTGCAGGAGGAAGTAATACAAACAGGAAACAGCAATACGATGGTGGGTGCATGCTGATGTCACGTCAGGAGGTAATTACAATACAGTACTGGGCTGTTCAAAACGCAGCTTCAGCATATAGTTCGTCTATCATGCTGGGTTACTCTGCCGTAGCTACTGCATCAAACCAATTTCTCGTGGGTGGAAATAATGCAAACGGATATATTAATGATACGTATTTCGGTCGGGGAGTAGTAGTGCTACGCCGAATGACATAACACTGAATGCCACCGGAGGATCAGTGCAGTGATATTACCGGAGCAAATATGATTCCCGCAGGCGGTAAAGCAACGGGAATGCAGACGGCGGAGATATTATTTTTAAGACTTCCGATGTCGGGCTCGTCAGGGACCACGTTGCAGTCACTTACTGAAAAATGAGATTGACTGATGAAGGAAGACTCGGAATCGCACTACAGCCTCGGATGCAACCTCGATGTCAACGGCAGCGGTAACTTTACAAGTCTGTGTGTCGGAGGAACCCAAATCTCAGCGACAGCAACAGAGCTGAATATTCTTTCAGGGCTACCATTTCAACAGCAGAACTGAATTATCTGGACAACTCAACAGTCATGAACGGAGGAATTGTGTTTGGGAACGGTGCAAATTTCACGCAGGATGCAGCAAATTTCTTCTGGAATGATACATCAAAATAGATTGGGTATCGGGACTACGGCACCGAATACGTCATTGGAATTGTTCGGAAGTACGGCAGGATTACAATTTGTCATATGATGCAATTAATTACGGTACCCACGATCGGGAGTGATGGGACATTGACATTGGCAGGAGTAAGTGCAGGCGGATCACTTACGAATATTGCGCGATTCTCAACATCTGCTGTCAACATTGATGTTCCGACATCATTTAATGCAGCCGGTGATGTGTCTGTCGCATATGATTTGTACTTCACGAATCAGACAGCATCATACATAAAATCGGACGGGCCTTCAGTATCGTGTCCAGTGAAGCCTTGAGAACAATGATCTGACCATCGAGACCTATGGGACAGGAAATATTGTTCTGAAAGCAAACAGCGGAAATATATGGGCAGACGGATCTGCAGTCGGTATCGGGACAACTGCTCCTGCACGGACATTGCATGTAATCGTGGGTTCGACGGCACCGCCGGTCAGATTCCAAGATTCAGACGGGTACTGTGAGATCAATCCTACAACGACTACCTGGACGTGTACCTCTGATGCTACATTAAAGGAAGATGTTGAGACACTTTCAAGCATCTATAATCTTGAAAAACTCAATCAGCTGAGACCTGTTTCATTCAAGTGGAAAACTCAAAATGATGATGATAAGCGCTTCGGACTTATTGCCCAGGAAGTTGAAACATTGTTCCCCGAATTTGTACAGACGGATGAAAACGGATTGAAATCTGTATCCTACGGATCATTTACCCCGATTCTGATTTCTGCCGTGCAGGAGCAGCAACTTCAGATTGAAGGTCAGCAAAGCAGTCTCACAAAACTGACGGAGGAGCTTGCACTTGTAGTAAATGAAGATACGGGTGTAGTAACAAGCAGTCTTATTGATACTCTTACTGAGGAAACAGAGAATATCGCTGATCGGACGGCTGCGGTTGAAGGAGAGGTTGAAGCACTGGCGGAAAAAGACAGTCAGATTGAGACACGGCTTATTACCATTGAAGAAAGACTCAATGCGCTTGAACAGGCATCTGCATCAGCCTCGCTCGATAATTTGAATGATCGTGTAGGATTCCTTGAACAATTATTTACTGGTATTCAGGCATCCGGTTCTGCTGATTTGAGTACGTATCTGGCCGAGCTCATCGATGGTCAAATTCTCGGTCTTCAGTCAGATGAAGCAACTCTCTCTGCATTGACAGTGAGCGGAGATACGAATGTAAACAATCTTGCCGTAACAGGGGAGATCAGCAGCGGACTTTTGATTATCAACGGATTTGATGACTCACTCGCGACACCAGCTGCTACTATCTCTACGCTGGGAGGATCTCTCAAGATTCAACATCTCGGACTTGGAGAAATCGAATTTATGGCAGGTAAGTCAAAAATTGATACGGACGGAGACTTTATCATGTTAGAAGGAGATTTGGTAATAGAAACAGGGGTGATCAAAGGAAATGATCAATTCAGAGGAATTGACGTGCCGGCAGTATTTAGCTCAACTTACCTTGATATCGATTTTGAGAGCATGAAAGATACGGACGAGTATGCTGTAAACATTACTCCGACTTGGCTTACAAATGTAGCAGTCATAGAGAAACGGACGGATGGTTTCCGTCTCCAGTTCTCAGTACCTGCACCTTTGAACGGAAAAATCGACTGGATGATTATTGAATAAAATCTACCGTTATTATGAAAGTAAGGATTAAGCAAATAAAGAAACTACTGATTGATTTTCTCCGAAAACGGAAAAGAACTGTCATGTTGGCAGGTGGAGGTTTGATTCTTGCTTTCATAATTATTGGATTTATTGATAAACAAATAGGTTTATTTAAGGCAAGTTCTTTGGATCCTGTCGCATACTGGAAATTTGATGAGGGATACGGTACGGCCGTGAATGATTCGTCAGGAAACGGAATGACCGGAACTCTGGGGACAGGTTCGTCTGCTCCTACATGGCAGGCTAAAGAGTATTGTATAAGTGAAAAGTGTTTGAAATTTGATGGGTCAGAAGATTATGTACAGCGGGCAGATAATGCAGCCCTTGATATTGAAAGCGAACTTAGTATTTCGTTGTGGATTAAACCTACTACCCTCAATGGCGGTACGTACTATACGTTGGTGTATAAAGGGAACTCAACGAATGAAGCTAACTATTATCTTCAAATCTATGGAGATGAACTTAATTTCGGAAACTACCAAGCCGGATGGAAGGGCACGGCTACGACTGATGCAAATATTCCGACAAATCAATGGACTCATGTGGCTATGACTTATTCAGATGCCTTAGATGATATCGATTTTTATGTCAACGGTATATTGAAGACGGATAACGGACAGGACCATGACATGGTATTATCAGCAAACAATCAACCGTTTTACCTGGGTTCATCTGCTGCAGAGCTGGAATTCTATGAAGGATTTCTGGACGAAGTAAGGATATATTCATATGTACGTACTCCCGATCAGATAAAAATGGACTTTCAGGGAGGAGGATCTCATGGCTCAAGTATTCGGATAGGAGATGCTGATTACAGTTTTTTGAGTCAGGGGCTGATCACTTATTGGAAAATGGACGAGGCAGGAGTTGATGCTGAAGGAGAGACTCTTTCCAACTCCTCAGGTACTTCTCATAATATTAC is a window of Candidatus Roizmanbacteria bacterium DNA encoding:
- a CDS encoding tail fiber domain-containing protein, yielding MGSTAPPVRFQDSDGYCEINPTTTTWTCTSDATLKEDVETLSSIYNLEKLNQLRPVSFKWKTQNDDDKRFGLIAQEVETLFPEFVQTDENGLKSVSYGSFTPILISAVQEQQLQIEGQQSSLTKLTEELALVVNEDTGVVTSSLIDTLTEETENIADRTAAVEGEVEALAEKDSQIETRLITIEERLNALEQASASASLDNLNDRVGFLEQLFTGIQASGSADLSTYLAELIDGQILGLQSDEATLSALTVSGDTNVNNLAVTGEISSGLLIINGFDDSLATPAATISTLGGSLKIQHLGLGEIEFMAGKSKIDTDGDFIMLEGDLVIETGVIKGNDQFRGIDVPAVFSSTYLDIDFESMKDTDEYAVNITPTWLTNVAVIEKRTDGFRLQFSVPAPLNGKIDWMIIE